The window CTTGGGGGTGTGACGGCCCAAGCCATCTGATTCCGATTTTAATTATTGATCCTTAAAGGAGTGCGGCACATGTCAAAAGGGCATTCGCTACAAGACCCTTACTTGAACACTTTACGTAAAGAGAAAGTTGGGGTGTCCATCTATCTGGTCAACGGGATCAAACTGCAAGGCCATATCGAGTCTTTCGACCAGTTCGTCATCCTGTTGAAAAACACCGTCAGCCAGATGGTCTACAAGCACGCGATCTCGACAGTAGTGCCTGTGCGTGCGATTCGTCTGCCTAGCGCAACCGAATCCGAAGCCGGTGACGCTGAACCGGGTAACGCTTGATAGGAGTCTCCTTTGTTCTTTGAGCGCCACGGTGGGGGTGAGCGGGCCATTCTCGTTCACTTGGATGGACAAGACCCTGAGGCGCGCGAAGATCCGCAGGAGTTTCAGGAATTGGCACTTTCGGCCGGCGCCGAGACCGTCGCGTTTTTTAACGTGCCGCGTCATCGGCCAACCGCCAAATACCTGATAGGTAGCGGCAAGGTCGAGGAATTGCGCGACCTGGTCAAAACCGAGCAGGTCGACCTGGTGATTTTCAATCACATCCTCACGCCCAGTCAGGAGCGTAACCTCGAGCGTGTGTTCGAGTGTCGCGTGATCGACCGGACGGGGTTGATTCTCGATATCTTCGCCCAACGCGCCCGTACCCATGAAGGCAAGCTCCAGGTCGAACTGGCCCAGCTTGAGCACATGAGTACGCGCCTGGTTCGTGGCTGGACCCACCTTGAGCGGCAGAAGGGGGGGATCGGTCTGCGCGGTCCGGGTGAGACCCAGCTGGAAACCGACCGGCGCCTGCTGCGGGTTCGCCTGCGCCAGATCAAGGGGCGTCTGGAAAAGGTCCGCAGCCAGCGCGAGCAATCCCGGCGTGGCCGCAAGCGTGCTGATATCCCGACGGTTTCATTGGTGGGTTACACCAACGCCGGCAAATCGACGCTGTTCAATAACGTGACCCAGTCCGATGTCTACGCCGCCGACCAGTTGTTCGCCACGCTCGATCCGACCCTGCGCCGGCTCGATCTGGACGACCTCGGGCCGATTGTGCTGGCCGACACCGTGGGCTTCATTCGGCATTTGCCGCATAAGCTGGTGGAGGCTTTCCGGGCTACGCTCGAAGAGTCGAGCAACTCCGACCTGCTGCTGCACGTGATCGATGCCGCCGAGCCGGACCGGATGCTGCAGATCGAGCAGGTCATGGTGGTGCTGGGCGAGATCGGAGCCCAGGACTTGCCGATCCTCGAGGTATACAACAAACTCGATTTGCTCGAAGGCGTGGAGCCGCAGATCCAGCGTGATGCCGATGGCAAACCGCAGCGGGTCTGGTTATCGGCCCGCGACGGCTCCGGCCTCGACCTGCTCAAGCAGGCCGTGGCGGAGCTGCTGGGCAACGACTTGTTTGTTGGCACGCTGAAGTTGCCGCAACGTTTCGCTCGGCTGCGGGCCCAGTTCTTTGAACTCGGAGCGGTGCAGAAAGAAGAACACGACGAAGAAGGCGTCTGCCTGCTGGCGGTTCGCCTGCCTCGGACGGAGCTCAATCGACTGGTCAGTCGCGAAGGGCTGCAGCCGATGGAATTCATCGAGCAACACACTTTGCAATAAAAGCCTGAGAAAGCTGTGTCAGGCATTCTGTAGCATTGGTCGGCGCGCCGTGGGTGCGTCTTTGCTTTATCAGATGGAGAGCGCTATGGCTTGGAATGAGCCGGGTGGCAACTCGAATAATCAGGATCCCTGGGGTGGAAAACGTCGTAACAACGGCGACCGCAAGGGGCCACCGGATCTCGACGAGGCCTTCCGAAAGCTGCAGGAAAGCCTGAACGGTTTGTTCGGTGGTGGTAAGAAACGCGGTGACGATGGTGGTGGCCGTTCGGGCAAGGGTGGCGGTTATGGCCTGCTCGGCATTGGTCTCGTCGTGCTCGCGGCTGTCTGGCTGTACAGCGCGGTATATGTCGTGGACGAGCAGGAGCAGGCCGTGGTGCTGCGCTTCGGCAAGTACTACGAGACTGTCGGTCCGGGTCTGAACATCTATTTCCCGCCGATCGACAAGAAGTTCATGGAAAACGTCACGCGTGAGCGTGCCTATACCAAGCAGGGCCAGATGCTCACCGAAGACGAGAACATCGTCGAAGTGCCGCTGACCGTGCAATACAAGATTTCCAATCTGCAAGACTTCGTACTGAACGTCGACCAACCGGAAATCAGCCTGCAGCACGCCACTGAAAGTGCCTTGCGTCATGTGGTGGGCTCTACCGCCATGGACCAGGTGCTGACTGAAGGTCGTGAGTTGATGGCCAGCGAAATCAAGGAGCGCCTGCAAAGGTTCCTCGATACCTATCGCACCGGTATCACCGTTACCCAGGTCAACGTTCAGAGCGCAGCGGCACCGCGTGAAGTCCAGGAAGCCTTCGATGACGTGATCCGTGCCCGTGAAGACGAGCAGCGTTCGCGCAACCAGGCCGAGACCTACGCCAACGGCGTCGTGCCGGAAGCCCGTGGTCAGGCCCAGCGCATCATTGAAGATGCCAACGGTTACCGCGACGAAGTGGTCTCCCGCGCCAAGGGTGAGGCGGATCGCTTCACCAAACTGGTGAGCGAGTATCGCAAGGCGCCTGAAGTCACCCGCGAGCGTCTGTACCTGGACACCATGCAGGAAGTCTTCAGCAACACCAGCAAGGTCCTCGTGACCGGCAACAAGAACGGCCAGAGCAATCTGCTGTACTTGCCGCTGGACAAGATGGTCGAAGGCGGTCGTAAAACCGGCACGCCACCGTCCAGCACGGCAGCGGCCAGCAATGAAGCCAATGCCCGCGCGGCGGCGGAGCAGCAGCAACAGCAAGCACGTACCAGGGAGAGTCGCTGATG is drawn from Pseudomonas rhizophila and contains these coding sequences:
- the hflX gene encoding ribosome rescue GTPase HflX; this encodes MFFERHGGGERAILVHLDGQDPEAREDPQEFQELALSAGAETVAFFNVPRHRPTAKYLIGSGKVEELRDLVKTEQVDLVIFNHILTPSQERNLERVFECRVIDRTGLILDIFAQRARTHEGKLQVELAQLEHMSTRLVRGWTHLERQKGGIGLRGPGETQLETDRRLLRVRLRQIKGRLEKVRSQREQSRRGRKRADIPTVSLVGYTNAGKSTLFNNVTQSDVYAADQLFATLDPTLRRLDLDDLGPIVLADTVGFIRHLPHKLVEAFRATLEESSNSDLLLHVIDAAEPDRMLQIEQVMVVLGEIGAQDLPILEVYNKLDLLEGVEPQIQRDADGKPQRVWLSARDGSGLDLLKQAVAELLGNDLFVGTLKLPQRFARLRAQFFELGAVQKEEHDEEGVCLLAVRLPRTELNRLVSREGLQPMEFIEQHTLQ
- the hfq gene encoding RNA chaperone Hfq; its protein translation is MSKGHSLQDPYLNTLRKEKVGVSIYLVNGIKLQGHIESFDQFVILLKNTVSQMVYKHAISTVVPVRAIRLPSATESEAGDAEPGNA
- the hflK gene encoding FtsH protease activity modulator HflK: MAWNEPGGNSNNQDPWGGKRRNNGDRKGPPDLDEAFRKLQESLNGLFGGGKKRGDDGGGRSGKGGGYGLLGIGLVVLAAVWLYSAVYVVDEQEQAVVLRFGKYYETVGPGLNIYFPPIDKKFMENVTRERAYTKQGQMLTEDENIVEVPLTVQYKISNLQDFVLNVDQPEISLQHATESALRHVVGSTAMDQVLTEGRELMASEIKERLQRFLDTYRTGITVTQVNVQSAAAPREVQEAFDDVIRAREDEQRSRNQAETYANGVVPEARGQAQRIIEDANGYRDEVVSRAKGEADRFTKLVSEYRKAPEVTRERLYLDTMQEVFSNTSKVLVTGNKNGQSNLLYLPLDKMVEGGRKTGTPPSSTAAASNEANARAAAEQQQQQARTRESR